The proteins below come from a single Haemorhous mexicanus isolate bHaeMex1 chromosome 20, bHaeMex1.pri, whole genome shotgun sequence genomic window:
- the RFNG gene encoding beta-1,3-N-acetylglucosaminyltransferase radical fringe, giving the protein MSGSCLGLRRAGVLLSLGAAALLLLLLPRGQRPAAPRPPPAAGPSAPPPHRAGPAGSAGAPGGGPGAGGLAGSAQLARRGRLGTAGSAARESLELKDIFIAVKTTRKYHKSRLDLLLQTWISRARGQTFIFTDWEDRELRLKAGDHMINTNCSAVHTRQALCCKMSVEYDKFLESGQKWFCHVDDDNYVNPRTLLHLLSAFSHSQDVYVGRPSLDHPIEAADHVQSDGSKTTVKFWFATGGAGFCISRGLALKMSPWASLGNFISTAERVRLPDDCTIGYIIEGLLEVKLLHSPLFHSHLENLQRLQGESVLQQVTLSYGDPENKHNVVSVGGVFGLQQDPTRFKSVHCLLYPDTIWCPAKKMS; this is encoded by the exons ATGAGCGGTTCTTGCCTAGGGCTGCGCAGGGCCGGGgttctgctgtccctgggcgCCGCCGCCCtcttgctactgctgctgccgCGGGGGCagcgccccgccgcgccccgcccgccgcccgccgccgggcCCAGCGCGCCCCCTCCGCACCGCGCGGGCCCCGCCGGCTCCGCCGGAGCGCCGGGCGGCGggcccggggccggcggccTCGCGGGGAGCGCGCAGCTTGCGCGGAGGGGCCGCCTCGGGACTGCCGGCAGCGCGGCCAGGGAGAGCCTCGAGCTGAAGGACATCTTCATTGCCGTGAAGACCACGAGGAAATACCATAAGAGCCGGCTGGACTTGCTCCTCCAAACCTGGATCTCCCGGGcgaggggacag ACGTTTATATTCACGGACTGGGAGGATCGGGAGCTACGCCTGAAAGCAG GAGATCATATGATCAACACCAACTGTTCCGCTGTCCATACCCGGCAAGCTCTCTGCTGCAAGATGTCTGTGGAATATGATAAATTCCTGGAATCTGGGCAAAA aTGGTTTTGCCATGTGGACGATGACAACTATGTGAACCCTCGGACTCTCCTGCATCTCCTGTCTGCCTTCTCACACAGCCAGGATGTGTATGTGGGGCGACCGAGCCTCGACCATCCCATCGAAGCAGCTGACCATGTCCAAAGTGATGGATCA aagacAACCGTGAAATTCTGGTTTGCCACAGGTGGAGCTGGATTCTGTATCAGCCGAGGTCTTGCCCTGAAGATGAGTCCCTGGGCCAG CCTGGGCAATTTCATTAGTACTGCAGAAAGAGTACGTCTTCCTGACGACTGCACCATTGGCTACATCATTGAAGGGCTGCTGGAGGTaaagctgctgcacagcccatTGTTCCATTCCCATCTGGAAAATCTGCAGAGACTGCAAGGGgagtctgtgctgcagcag GTAACCCTGAGTTACGGTGACCCTGAGAACAAACACAATGTTGTGAGTGTGGGAGGAGTGTTTGGCCTTCAGCAAGATCCAACCCG atttAAATCTGTCCATTGTCTGCTTTATCCTGACACTATTTGGTGCCCTGCTAAGAAGATGTCATAA
- the GPS1 gene encoding COP9 signalosome complex subunit 1: protein MAPQSGRWRRPRGGSARSLSSRRRRRGAERGRGPFKSFTCRPRPRRYARPGNGSGSGAGGAGGRKRRREGRMPLPVQVFNLQGAVEPMQIDVDPQEDQQNSPDINYVVENPTLDLEQYASSYSGLMRIERLQFIADHCPQLRVEALKMALSFVQRTFNVDVYEEIHRKLSEATRELQNTPDAVPDSGIEPPPLDTAWVEATRKKALLKLEKLDTDLKNYKGNSIKESIRRGHDDLGDHYLDCGDLSNALKCYSRARDYCTSAKHVINMCLNVIKVSVYLQNWSHVLSYVSKAESTPEIAEQRGERDSQTQAILTKLKCAAGLAELAARKYKQAAKCFLLASFDHCDFPELLSPSNVAVYGGLCALATFDRQELQRNVISSSSFKLFLELEPQVRDIIFKFYESKYASCLKMLDEMKDNLLLDMYLAPHVRTLYTQIRNRALIQYFSPYVSADMRKMATAFNTTVAALEDELTQLILEGLINARIDSHSKILYARDVDQRSTTFEKSLLMGKEFQRRAKAMILRAAVLRNQIHVKSPPREGSQGELTPANSQSRMSTNM from the exons ATGGCCCCGCAGTCCGGGAGGTGGCGGCGGCCCCGCGGAGGGAGCGCCCGGAGCTTGtcgagccgccgccgccgccgcggggccgAACGGGGCCGCGGCCCCTTTAAGAGTTTCACCTGTCGGCCGCGGCCTCGCCGCTACGCGCGGCCCGGAAACGGAAGCGGAAGCGGAGCGGGAGGGGCGGGCGGCCGGAAGCGGCGGCGTGAGGGGAGGATGCCGCTGCCCGTCCAGGTCTTTAACCTGCAG GGTGCAGTGGAGCCCATGCAGATTGACGTAGATCCACAAGAAGATCAGCAAAATTCACCTGATATCAACTATGTGGTGGAGAACCCCACACTG GATTTGGAGCAGTATGCGTCCAGCTACAGTGGGCTGATGCGAATAGAGCGGCTGCAGTTCATCGCTGATCACTGCCCCCAGCTGCGGGTGGAAGCTCTCAAGATGGCTCTGTCATTTGTTCAGAGAACTTTTAATGTTGATGTGTATGAAGAAATCCACAGAAAGCTGTCTGAAGCCACGAG agaacTGCAAAATACACCTGATGCTGTCCCTGACAGTGGAATTGAACCCCCTCCTCTTGACACAGCTTGGGTTGAAGCTACACGCAAAAAAGCTCTTCTTAAACTGGAGAAACTTGATACAGAtctgaaaaattacaaaggGAACTCCATCAAGGAGAGTATCAG GAGAGGCCACGATGATTTAGGTGATCATTACCTGGACTGTGGAGACCTCAGCAATGCTCTCAAGTGTTACTCGCGAGCCCGTGATTACTGCACCAGTGCTAAACATGTCATCAACATGTGTCTCAATGTTATCAAG GTCAGTGTCTACCTCCAGAATTGGTCTCATGTTCTGAGCTATGTAAGCAAGGCTGAGTCTACACCAGAAATTGCAGAA caaagaggagaaagagaTAGCCAGACACAAGCAATTCTCACCAAACTGAAATGTGCAGCAG GCTTGGCCGAACTAGCTGCACGGAAGTACAAACAAGCAGCGAAGTGCTTCTTGTTGGCATCATTTGATCACTGTGATTTCCCTGAG CTGTTATCTCCCAGCAATGTGGCTGTGTATGGTGGGCTCTGTGCCCTTGCTACATTTGACCGTCAAGAACTGCAACGAAATGTTATCTCCAGTAG CTCCTTCAAATTgtttctggagctggagccacaggTTCGTGACATCATCTTCAAGTTTTATGAATCTAAGTATGCTTCATGCCTGAAGATGCTGGATGAGATGAAG GACAACCTGCTGCTAGATATGTACCTTGCACCTCATGTCAGGACACTTTATACCCAGATTCGAAATCGTGCCCTTATCCAG tACTTCAGCCCCTATGTGTCGGCAGACATGCGCAAGATGGCCACTGCTTTTAACACCACAGTGGCTGCTCTGGAAGATGAACTCACTCAGCTGATCTTGGAGGGCCTGATCAATGCCAGAATAGACTCACACAGTAAG ATTCTGTATGCTCGAGATGTAGATCAGCGCAGCACAACTTTTGAGAAGTCTTTACTGATGGGCAAAGAGTTTCAGCGCCGTGCCAAAGCGATGATCCTGCGAGCTGCAGTCCTGCGCAACCAGATCCACGTCAAG TCTCCTCCGAGGGAAGGTAGCCAAGGGGAGCTCACTCCAGCTAACAGCCAATCCAGAATGAGCACCAACATGTGA